From Mya arenaria isolate MELC-2E11 chromosome 12, ASM2691426v1, the proteins below share one genomic window:
- the LOC128211035 gene encoding uncharacterized protein LOC128211035 codes for MIRALHFFAFVALVAVVYSKCVSDADCPATACAHGEVASCELQHGTGAGAGENQCVCTHHGKRAGVPCTTKADCHGHVCPAGQHAACVSHGSGGQDAETYCDCL; via the exons ATGATCCGCGCTCTCCACTTTTTCGCATTTGTGGCGCTTGTTG CGGTTGTGTACAGCAAATGTGTGTCAGACGCCGACTGCCCGGCGACGGCATGCGCGCATGGGGAGGTGGCTTCCTGTGAGCTACAGCACGGCACTGGTGCAGGCGCCGGAGAGAATCAGTGTGTATGCACCCATCACGGCAAGAGGGCCG GTGTCCCCTGCACTACTAAGGCCGACTGTCACGGACACGTGTGTCCCGCTGGACAGCACGCTGCCTGTGTGAGCCACGGTTCAGGAGGACAAGATGCCGAGACATACtgcgattgtttgtaa